In Luteitalea sp. TBR-22, one genomic interval encodes:
- the rpmE gene encoding 50S ribosomal protein L31 — MKPGIHPEYHEVEARCACGATWKAHSTKKELHLEICNNCHPFFTGRQKLVDTEGRVERFTRKFGATTVAARKAAEKAKKGSPA, encoded by the coding sequence ATGAAGCCAGGAATTCATCCGGAGTACCACGAAGTAGAAGCCCGGTGCGCCTGTGGCGCCACCTGGAAGGCCCACTCCACGAAGAAGGAACTGCACCTCGAAATCTGCAACAACTGCCACCCGTTCTTCACGGGTCGTCAGAAGCTTGTCGACACCGAGGGGCGCGTGGAGCGTTTCACCCGCAAGTTCGGCGCGACGACCGTCGCCGCCCGCAAGGCCGCCGAGAAGGCCAAGAAGGGCTCGCCGGCGTAA